AGACTAACGGACGAAAATGATACATGGAGCCAGAAAGAAATTCTGCTTCAAAACGAAGACAGCAACCGTGACGGAAAAGTAAGTATGTTTGAAAAAATCCGTTTCCGATATCTGAAGTTTTTAGACCGGATCATGCCTTACAGAAAAATACTTGTTTCTGCCTATATTATATTGATGATGGCAATGGTGGCCTTATTCCTGAATAGCATTGGCCGTGACGTTTTACCACAGATAAACGGAACTCAGTTTCAGGTAAGAACCAGAATTCCTGACGGAACAAGGATCGAAAAAAATGAGCTTCAGACCTTAAAATTACTGGATGGAATCAAAGAAATTGTAGGAAAAGACAATATTTCAATCACTTCCGCATATGTAGGAACGCATCCTACTCTTTTCTCCGTAAGCCCAATTTATCTTTGGATGGCAGGATCCCATGAAACCGTTTTACAAGTGGCATTAAATGAAGACTATCATACCAATATGGATGATCTGAAAGACAAGATCAGAGAAAAGGCAAAAAGCATTAATCCTGATATGAAATTATCTTTTGAGCCTATTGAATTAACAGAAAAAATACTTAGCCAGGGATCTCCTACCCCGATTGAAGTAAGACTATCAGGAAGAGATAAAAGTGTAAACGAGGCTTATGCTAAAAAAATAGAAGCTGAACTTAAGAAAATTCCGTATTTAAGAGATGTTCAGATAGGTCAGTCTATAAAATATCCTGCACTTGACATCAATGTAGACCGTGTTCGTGCCGCTCAGCTGGGTATAGATATGTCAGACGTTTCACGTTCATTGGTAGCATCTACTTCATCATCAAGATTTACAGAAAAAAATATCTGGACGGATGAAAAAGCAGGTTACAGCTACAACGTTCAGGTTCAGATTCCTGAAAATAAAATGAACAGCAAAGAGGAAATTGCAGGAATTCCATTGCAAAAAAATTCCAACCGACCGAATCTGGGTGATGTGGCTACCATTAAAAACAGCTTCACCTATGGAGAAACAGATAACCTTGGTGCAATGCCAACCTTAACCGTTACAGCCAATCTTAATCATACTGATTTGGGAACCGCATCAAGAGATGTTCAAAAAGTAATTGACAATATCGGAGAGCTTCCGAGAGGACTGAATGTTCAACTAATTGGTTTAAGTCAAACCTTAAATGAAACATTAAGCAGCTTACAATACAGTCTGATTATTGCTATTGTTGTGATATTTCTAATGTTGGCTGCTAACTTCCAGTCTTTCAAAGTTTCAGGAGTTGTATTGGTGACTGCACCAGCTGTTTTGGTAGGATCTTTAGCATTATTAATGATCAGCGGATCTACACTCAACCTTCAGTCTTATATGGGAATCATTATGTCTGTTGGGGTTTCCATTTCGAATGCCGTACTGTTAATTACCAATGCGGAACAGCTAAGAAAACATAATGGGAATGCCTTACTTTCCGCCAGAGAAGCCGCCGCGTTGAGGTTAAGACCCATCGTAATGACAGCCTTAGCAATGGTTGTTGGAATGGTTCCGATGGCATTAGGTTTAGGAGAAGCCGGAGATCAGGTTTCACCATTGGGAAGAGCTGTAATCGGAGGCCTGGTTGCCTCTACTTTTGCCGCCCTTTTCATCCTTCCTTTAGCTTTTGCATGGGGACAAGGAAAAGCGACCACTCAAAGTGTTTCCCTTGATCCTGAAGATGAAGAAAGTATTCATTATATGCCTGAAATTGTAAAATAAGTAACCTTAAGCTATTAAAAATAAAAGATGAACAAATTATATAAGTATTTAATTCCGGCAGTACTGATTTTTAGTCTTCAAAGTTGCGGTCATGAAGAGAAAAAGGAAGTAAAAAAATCCACAGAGCCTTCAGCACCGGAAATAGAAACGGTAAATCCCAAACAGGAAGACTTTTCTTCTTCCACGGCTATTCCGGGAGAATTACAGCCTTATCAGAAAGTGGATGTTTATGCCAAGGTAAGCAGCTTTGTTAAAAAATTGTACGTGGATGTAGGAAACGAAGTAAAAGCAGGTCAATTACTGGCCACTTTAGAAGCTCCGGAGATCAATTCTCAGCAAAGTGCAGCTTCATCAGCTTTAAAGTCAAAAGAAGCTCTGTATATTGCCAGTAAAGCAAAGTATGACCGTTTAAAGGAAACAAGCAAAACCCCTGGAACCATTTCAGCACTTGATCTGGAACAGGCTTTAGCAGCCCAGAAATCTGATCTGGCTCAATTGGAGGCTGCCAAAGCATCCTATCGTGAAGTAGCGGATGTTAAAAACTATTTGCAAATCAGAGCTCCGTTCAGCGGGAATATTGCCATGAGAAATGTAAGCGCAGGTGCTTATGTAGGACCATCAGGAAAAGGTTCTGACCTTCCGATGTTCAGTCTTGTACAGCAGGACAGATTACGTCTGGTTGTAAATGTTCCGGAATCTTACACCGGATTATTGAATAAAAACGGAGATATTAAATTCTCTATCCAGTCTATTCCAGGAGAAACTTTCACGGCAAAAGTATCAAGATTTGCAGGAGCTTTAGATAATAAATTACGTTCTCAATGGGTAGAAATGGATGTATACAACAAAGACAAAAAACTTCTCCCGGGAATGGTTGCCAATGTTATTCTTCCTTTAAGCGAAAACAGTAAATCATTGTCTGTTCCTACATCTGCTGTGCTTAATTCTACCCTGGGGGTATTTGTCATTAAAGTAGAAAAAAATACGGCTCATTGGATTCCGGTAACATCAGGGATTGCCAATGGCGAGACTACTACAATTATAGGTCCGGTATCTTCTGGCGATATGATTGTTAAGAATGCATCAGAGGAAATCCGTGATGGGCAGAATATTAGAATTAAAGCCCCGAAATAGGCTTACAACCGTGTATTTATTAACAAAAATTATAATGGCTTTTTTAGACTTAAAAATTTAGAAAATGTACTGATTCAGGATAAAACGAAATAAGTTTGTTAAAGAATCTTAATAAAAAAAACCGCACACTTACCAAAAATAGGCTGTTGCGGTTTATTTTTCTTTAACATATGTAAATAATATGTTAAAATGTGTTAAAGTAAGATCCTGACAATTATCATATCAGGGGTCTTTTGCTCGGAATCTCTACTTTTGTAATGCTTTTGAAAATAAATATTCCTTTTTAACACGGATAATCAAATATATATGAAGAAAAGAGTTTTGTTTTATTTAGTTGCTTTAGTTACTACAGTATCAATGCAATCGTGTGCTACAAATTATGTGGTTTCAAAACCAGCAACTTACACAAAAGAATACAAAACAGATGCCAAACTAGCTTCTATAGATAACAAAAAAATGGAACAGGATAAGCAAAAACTTATCGACTCTTTCCTGGCTGAAAAGGCCGCATCTATCGCTAGTGCAAAAAAAGCAGTTAAGAATTCTGAGATTGCGAAAGTAATCAAACATAATAAAACCATTGATGGTATCCTTGAAGAAGCTGAAACATACCTTGGGACTCCTTACAGATACGGAGGGACAACCAGAAACGGTATAGATTGTTCAGCTTTTGTTCTTTCTGTATTCGGAGCAGCAGCAGGGCTTAGCTTACCAAGAGTAGCTGCATCTCAGGCTCAGGAAGGTGAAAGAATTGAAAAAGGAGATCTACAGAAAGGAGACTTAATCTTCTTTTCTCATGGAAGAAGAATTTCTCACGTAGGTATTGTAGAAAGTGTTACTGAAGAGGGAGAGATTAAATTTATCCACGCAGCAACATCAAAAGGAGTAATGATTTCTTCACTGAACGATTCTTATTGGGGACCTAAGTTCAGATTCGCAAAAAGAGTGATCAATGAAGAAGGAGAGTCTTACAATAACTTAGCAGCCGCTAGTCTTCCTACACCCGCAAATTTTTAATTTTATAAATAATTGATTTAAATAATGAAGCCATCAGAATTCTGATGGCTTTTTTATGTGCGTTATTTAAGATGAGTTTCGGCTAAAGCCATGTCGAATAAATATTAAAAAGAAAAGCGGTTAAAACCCTAGTCATGGTCGGAAGATTTTTTCTTCCGACTTTTTGTTTTTAGATATTCAATATTATTATTGTAATTAATTGATTATCAACTATTTAATTTGTTTTATTGTTTCATTTTTTCATTTTTTGTATCTTTATTGCTGATAATCAATTGTTTATGTCAGTTTTTAAAGATCACAAAATATCACTTAAAGATGTTTTAGAATTTATTCCCGAAGCACTTTTAAGTCACCTTTCCGCAAGTACAAAAGTGGATTATTATAGTAAAGTTTTGCATGGAAGAAAAATATTCTACCTGCTTTTGTATTGCATATTTGATAATGAAAAATTAAGTCAAAGAACACTCGAAGATACTTTTAATAGCAGTGGATTCAAAGCCTTATTTGGTTTAGGGGAA
The nucleotide sequence above comes from Chryseobacterium sp. 7. Encoded proteins:
- a CDS encoding efflux RND transporter periplasmic adaptor subunit gives rise to the protein MNKLYKYLIPAVLIFSLQSCGHEEKKEVKKSTEPSAPEIETVNPKQEDFSSSTAIPGELQPYQKVDVYAKVSSFVKKLYVDVGNEVKAGQLLATLEAPEINSQQSAASSALKSKEALYIASKAKYDRLKETSKTPGTISALDLEQALAAQKSDLAQLEAAKASYREVADVKNYLQIRAPFSGNIAMRNVSAGAYVGPSGKGSDLPMFSLVQQDRLRLVVNVPESYTGLLNKNGDIKFSIQSIPGETFTAKVSRFAGALDNKLRSQWVEMDVYNKDKKLLPGMVANVILPLSENSKSLSVPTSAVLNSTLGVFVIKVEKNTAHWIPVTSGIANGETTTIIGPVSSGDMIVKNASEEIRDGQNIRIKAPK
- a CDS encoding efflux RND transporter permease subunit → MNLIRFALRKPITILVIVAGLFFFGIRSMNSIKVDIFPKLDLPVIYVSHPFSGYTPQQMEAFFAKQYINIFLFVNGIKSIETKNIQGLTLMKINFYPGTDMAQAAAELNSFSTRIQAAFPPGSNPPFIIRFDASTLPVGQLVLSSDKRSNNELLDLANVYVRSTFTSIPGIVSSPPFGGNIRTVVINANPDLLRQHNMTPDQLVEALRLNNQTAPSGNVRIGDKYYITPTNTMIKNVKDFENIPLYKGSVQNLYLRDVATVTDGADMTSGYALVNGRRSVYLSIAKSADASTWDVVQNLKKQLPQIQSNLPDDVKVSFEFDQSTYVINSVKSLLSEGTIGAILTGLMVILFLGDIRGALIVILTIPTSIISAVLFLNLFGQTINIMTLSGLALAIGILVDESTVTIENIHQHLDMGKPKSLAVWDACKEIAFPKLLILFCILAVFAPAFTMGGIPGSLFLPLALAIGFSMIVSYFLAQTFVPVMANWIMKVKHHKAKDGHILTDSEELQRARLTDENDTWSQKEILLQNEDSNRDGKVSMFEKIRFRYLKFLDRIMPYRKILVSAYIILMMAMVALFLNSIGRDVLPQINGTQFQVRTRIPDGTRIEKNELQTLKLLDGIKEIVGKDNISITSAYVGTHPTLFSVSPIYLWMAGSHETVLQVALNEDYHTNMDDLKDKIREKAKSINPDMKLSFEPIELTEKILSQGSPTPIEVRLSGRDKSVNEAYAKKIEAELKKIPYLRDVQIGQSIKYPALDINVDRVRAAQLGIDMSDVSRSLVASTSSSRFTEKNIWTDEKAGYSYNVQVQIPENKMNSKEEIAGIPLQKNSNRPNLGDVATIKNSFTYGETDNLGAMPTLTVTANLNHTDLGTASRDVQKVIDNIGELPRGLNVQLIGLSQTLNETLSSLQYSLIIAIVVIFLMLAANFQSFKVSGVVLVTAPAVLVGSLALLMISGSTLNLQSYMGIIMSVGVSISNAVLLITNAEQLRKHNGNALLSAREAAALRLRPIVMTALAMVVGMVPMALGLGEAGDQVSPLGRAVIGGLVASTFAALFILPLAFAWGQGKATTQSVSLDPEDEESIHYMPEIVK
- a CDS encoding C40 family peptidase produces the protein MKKRVLFYLVALVTTVSMQSCATNYVVSKPATYTKEYKTDAKLASIDNKKMEQDKQKLIDSFLAEKAASIASAKKAVKNSEIAKVIKHNKTIDGILEEAETYLGTPYRYGGTTRNGIDCSAFVLSVFGAAAGLSLPRVAASQAQEGERIEKGDLQKGDLIFFSHGRRISHVGIVESVTEEGEIKFIHAATSKGVMISSLNDSYWGPKFRFAKRVINEEGESYNNLAAASLPTPANF